A window of the Mucilaginibacter sp. cycad4 genome harbors these coding sequences:
- a CDS encoding glycosyl hydrolase yields MQRKFGYKFFQACIAMAICLCFGLLAFKLIPAGTVKPYELKRFNFDPAQFKNPSSQFGPYTRWWWPGNDVTKEELTREINLFADNHFGGVEIQPFALVFPAKGGKEQQDRITGYDSPEYYDNLKAVLNEANKRGLTVDLTDGSGWPAGGPHLTEEDNNLTLEFGVLNVTGGKNIEVIIPRAIRGDRPSARLQVVMAAKIIKDNSDKKGSVYLDPQTAMDITSQVKDNKLTWDCPEGSWKLIAFWGIPDGEQPSIIAKKDAGYVMNHWDSTKVLKNYNYLFGARTGLETYFGHPLRAIFDDSYEFKADRDYTWNFLPYFKRKRGYDISKWLGANMQLGYNNQYARAAHPDAPVDFVFSDEDWRLRYDYDLTLSDLLGENFLDATRHWTESRGLLHRTQTYGFNMDMIGSAGLASIPETETMMQGMGSEGSMKLITSGAHLYNKPVTSAESAVFINRAFMTTPQKLRMVVDKLMAVGVNQVIFHGTSYHYKPEGYGKEGWYPWSSNMITSINFSSNINESDPFWKYQSSINQYITRTQYALRAGRPHADVLIYYPFLNFDDNAVNPEEILTAGYLKGIEPPLPAKPMGLTNMDDQKKWYERTWKIINKLEASGVSWEWVNDASLQQAKLNSHQQIDIRGNLYQAVILSDVPYIQLNTARMLSKLSGRGMKLLMIGEQPKKQPGFLDYQVNDKLTADLIKTSITNPNAKQLKDADNLLPWINGLDLKVKYTSDFGFVRSSQREMEDGSRIQFIWNKSDSWKKITIQLDKGFKNSYWLNAEDGSMVRNTGQQISYTLPPYSSRILYASTGKIVPANLLSTPKAPLLANRKLISLDKWEVKADSISVKNAALFDWRDNPAFKFLGSDGTYTTSFNLKKQTGKRYYLDLGKVYFTAEVSINRKMGGTLLYAPYILDITSMVKSGKNILEIKLTTGQLNYFIGRAHNGDKLYKQFKGQEDKLMAAGIVGPAAIQVADN; encoded by the coding sequence ATGCAAAGAAAGTTTGGCTATAAATTTTTTCAGGCATGTATCGCAATGGCTATTTGCTTATGCTTTGGGCTGCTGGCTTTTAAATTAATACCAGCAGGAACTGTAAAGCCTTACGAATTGAAAAGATTCAATTTTGATCCAGCTCAATTCAAAAACCCATCTTCACAATTTGGCCCATATACGCGGTGGTGGTGGCCTGGTAATGACGTTACAAAGGAAGAACTTACCCGGGAAATTAATTTGTTTGCTGACAACCATTTTGGCGGTGTGGAAATACAGCCCTTTGCGTTAGTTTTTCCTGCGAAAGGCGGAAAAGAGCAACAGGACCGGATAACGGGATACGATAGTCCCGAATATTACGATAACCTCAAAGCTGTGTTAAACGAGGCCAACAAAAGAGGGCTAACGGTTGATTTAACGGATGGCAGTGGCTGGCCTGCTGGTGGCCCGCACCTTACCGAAGAAGATAATAACCTTACCCTTGAATTCGGTGTATTGAATGTAACCGGAGGGAAAAACATAGAGGTCATTATTCCTCGTGCGATACGGGGAGACAGGCCTTCAGCAAGATTACAGGTGGTTATGGCGGCAAAGATTATTAAAGATAATTCGGACAAGAAAGGGAGCGTTTACCTGGATCCTCAAACAGCAATGGATATAACCAGCCAGGTAAAAGATAATAAGCTCACCTGGGATTGCCCGGAAGGCAGCTGGAAATTGATTGCTTTTTGGGGAATACCAGATGGGGAGCAGCCGAGCATTATCGCCAAGAAAGATGCCGGATACGTCATGAACCACTGGGACTCGACGAAAGTCCTGAAAAATTACAACTATCTGTTCGGGGCTCGCACAGGTTTGGAAACCTATTTCGGCCATCCTTTGCGTGCCATATTCGATGATAGCTATGAGTTTAAAGCAGACAGGGATTATACATGGAACTTTCTTCCTTATTTTAAAAGAAAACGGGGATATGATATCAGTAAATGGTTAGGGGCAAACATGCAATTAGGCTACAATAACCAGTATGCCCGGGCAGCTCATCCTGACGCTCCAGTTGATTTCGTTTTCTCTGATGAAGATTGGCGTTTGCGCTATGATTATGACTTAACATTAAGCGACCTCCTGGGTGAAAACTTTTTGGATGCTACAAGGCATTGGACTGAAAGCCGGGGATTATTGCATCGTACCCAAACTTATGGCTTCAATATGGATATGATTGGTTCAGCAGGTCTTGCTTCTATACCCGAAACGGAAACCATGATGCAGGGCATGGGTTCAGAAGGCTCTATGAAATTAATTACTTCAGGGGCTCATTTATACAATAAACCTGTTACATCTGCCGAGAGCGCAGTCTTTATTAACCGCGCATTTATGACCACCCCCCAAAAGTTGCGTATGGTTGTAGATAAATTGATGGCTGTAGGTGTTAACCAGGTCATTTTTCACGGAACCAGTTATCATTACAAACCAGAAGGTTACGGGAAAGAAGGTTGGTATCCATGGAGCAGTAATATGATCACCAGTATTAATTTCTCTTCAAATATCAACGAAAGTGACCCTTTCTGGAAATATCAATCATCAATCAATCAGTATATAACAAGAACGCAGTATGCCCTTAGGGCCGGAAGGCCTCACGCGGATGTGTTAATTTATTACCCCTTTTTAAATTTTGATGATAATGCCGTTAATCCCGAAGAAATATTGACAGCAGGCTATTTAAAGGGAATCGAGCCGCCATTACCCGCCAAACCCATGGGATTAACTAATATGGATGACCAAAAGAAATGGTATGAGCGGACCTGGAAAATCATCAACAAACTGGAGGCCTCCGGGGTTTCCTGGGAATGGGTAAATGACGCTTCACTTCAACAGGCGAAACTCAATTCGCATCAGCAAATTGATATAAGAGGCAACTTGTACCAGGCAGTAATTCTGTCAGATGTACCCTATATCCAATTAAATACTGCTCGAATGCTAAGTAAGTTATCCGGACGAGGTATGAAATTACTGATGATCGGGGAACAACCAAAGAAACAACCAGGTTTCCTCGATTATCAGGTAAACGATAAGTTAACGGCAGATCTGATCAAAACATCGATAACAAATCCAAATGCTAAGCAGTTGAAAGACGCCGATAACCTGCTCCCCTGGATCAATGGCCTGGATTTAAAAGTGAAATATACGTCGGATTTTGGCTTTGTACGTTCCAGCCAAAGAGAAATGGAAGATGGCAGCCGTATTCAGTTCATTTGGAATAAGAGTGACAGCTGGAAAAAAATAACCATCCAACTGGATAAAGGATTTAAAAACAGTTATTGGCTAAATGCAGAAGATGGAAGTATGGTAAGAAACACCGGGCAGCAAATAAGCTACACGCTGCCGCCTTATAGTTCGCGGATATTGTATGCTTCTACAGGGAAAATAGTTCCGGCCAATTTATTATCCACCCCTAAGGCCCCGCTATTAGCTAATCGAAAACTGATCAGTTTAGATAAATGGGAAGTAAAAGCAGATAGTATATCCGTAAAAAATGCCGCGTTATTCGATTGGAGAGATAATCCCGCTTTTAAGTTCCTGGGTAGTGATGGAACATATACAACTTCTTTCAATTTAAAAAAGCAAACGGGCAAGAGATATTACCTGGATCTTGGCAAAGTATATTTCACCGCAGAGGTAAGTATAAACAGGAAGATGGGCGGCACTTTGCTATACGCACCTTATATCCTGGATATCACAAGTATGGTAAAGAGTGGGAAAAATATCCTGGAAATAAAATTAACAACCGGCCAACTCAACTATTTTATTGGCCGGGCCCATAATGGCGATAAGCTATACAAACAATTTAAAGGCCAGGAAGATAAACTGATGGCAGCAGGGATAGTTGGGCCTGCTGCCATTCAAGTCGCTGACAATTAG
- a CDS encoding NUDIX domain-containing protein yields MKHTESEEINPVINGHLYFLKNVSVDNVIFGYHDKELKVLLQHPQGISKWLLPGGYIKRTETIDEAARRVARERTGLDRLYLQQFRSFGTPHRTIDVDFTPELFTKLSGIDVPEDHWMFDYFVSVCFYTLTEFSLVTPNGSFYMEECQWWPVSDLPQMSFDHAEIVDEALKALRLHIYHYPVGYELLPEKFTRPEIHALYETILGKSLDSRNFAKKLVTTGIIKELGEQKSIGAHRSPKLYKFDKEAYDNALKEMMVLV; encoded by the coding sequence ATGAAGCATACCGAAAGCGAAGAAATCAATCCCGTAATAAACGGACATCTTTATTTTCTAAAAAATGTGTCAGTCGATAATGTTATTTTTGGCTATCATGACAAAGAATTAAAAGTTTTGCTCCAACATCCCCAGGGAATTTCAAAATGGCTGTTACCGGGAGGGTATATCAAGCGAACAGAAACCATTGATGAAGCCGCTCGGCGGGTTGCGAGAGAAAGAACCGGCTTAGATAGATTGTACCTCCAACAATTCAGGTCGTTCGGAACGCCACACAGAACTATTGATGTGGATTTCACGCCAGAACTTTTTACAAAATTATCGGGCATCGATGTCCCTGAAGATCACTGGATGTTTGATTATTTTGTTTCTGTATGTTTCTATACCCTTACTGAATTTTCATTAGTTACACCAAACGGGAGCTTTTATATGGAAGAATGTCAGTGGTGGCCCGTCAGCGACTTGCCGCAGATGAGTTTTGATCACGCAGAAATTGTAGATGAAGCTTTAAAGGCCTTGCGCCTGCATATTTATCATTACCCTGTTGGTTATGAGCTTTTGCCAGAGAAGTTTACACGTCCGGAAATCCATGCACTTTATGAAACTATTTTAGGCAAATCACTGGACAGCAGAAATTTCGCAAAAAAGCTGGTTACTACAGGTATTATTAAAGAATTGGGCGAGCAAAAGAGCATTGGGGCTCATCGGTCACCAAAACTTTACAAGTTTGATAAAGAAGCTTATGATAATGCCTTAAAGGAAATGATGGTATTGGTTTAA